One stretch of Streptomyces peucetius DNA includes these proteins:
- a CDS encoding DUF6243 family protein yields MAKSRNNLLGVGGQRKKPSRAEQQAGGLTRDADRKAAADQKQELLRKMRERAGSTSETEPQTEDAVGPQESQGKA; encoded by the coding sequence ATGGCCAAGAGCCGGAACAACCTCCTCGGTGTCGGCGGACAGCGCAAGAAGCCGTCCCGCGCCGAACAGCAGGCGGGCGGCCTCACCCGCGACGCCGACCGCAAGGCGGCGGCCGACCAGAAGCAGGAACTGCTCCGCAAGATGCGTGAGCGCGCCGGGTCCACGTCGGAGACCGAGCCGCAGACCGAGGACGCGGTGGGGCCGCAGGAGAGCCAGGGCAAGGCCTGA
- the dusB gene encoding tRNA dihydrouridine synthase DusB — protein sequence MTTLAPASTNTLRIGPHTVQPPVVLAPMAGITNAPFRTLCREFSGGKGLFVSEMITTRALVERNEKTMQLIHFDETETPRSIQLYGVDPVTVGKAVRMIVDEGLADHIDLNFGCPVPKVTRKGGGSALPYKRPLLRAILSEAVTNAGDLPVTMKMRKGIDDDHITYLDAGRIAVEEGVTAIALHGRTAAQHYGGTADWDAIARLKEHVPEIPVLGNGDIWSADDAVRMMRETGCDGVVVGRGCLGRPWLFGDLVAAFEGRPGDYGRPTLREVADVMLRHATLLGEWIGDESRGVIDFRKHVAWYLKGFAVGSEMRKKLAVTSSLDELGAQLSALDLDQSWPVGADGPRGRTSGNNRVVLPDGWLKDPYDCAGVSADAELDTSGG from the coding sequence ATGACCACGCTCGCCCCCGCCTCCACGAACACGCTCCGGATCGGCCCGCACACCGTGCAGCCGCCGGTGGTCCTCGCGCCCATGGCCGGCATCACCAACGCGCCCTTCCGCACCCTGTGCAGGGAGTTCTCGGGCGGCAAGGGCCTGTTCGTCAGCGAGATGATCACCACCCGGGCGCTAGTCGAGCGCAACGAGAAGACCATGCAGCTCATCCACTTCGACGAGACCGAGACTCCGCGCTCGATCCAGCTCTACGGGGTGGACCCGGTCACCGTCGGCAAGGCGGTGCGCATGATCGTGGACGAGGGCCTGGCCGACCACATCGACCTGAACTTCGGCTGCCCGGTCCCCAAGGTCACCCGCAAGGGCGGCGGCTCCGCCCTCCCGTACAAGCGGCCGCTGCTGCGGGCGATCCTCAGCGAAGCGGTGACGAACGCCGGTGACCTGCCAGTCACCATGAAGATGCGCAAGGGCATCGACGACGACCACATCACCTACCTCGACGCGGGCCGCATCGCCGTCGAGGAGGGTGTCACGGCCATCGCCCTGCACGGACGCACCGCGGCCCAGCACTACGGCGGCACGGCGGACTGGGACGCCATCGCCCGCCTCAAGGAGCACGTCCCGGAGATCCCCGTGCTGGGCAACGGCGACATCTGGTCGGCGGACGACGCCGTGCGGATGATGCGCGAGACGGGCTGTGACGGTGTGGTCGTGGGCCGCGGCTGTCTGGGGCGGCCGTGGCTCTTCGGCGACTTGGTGGCGGCCTTCGAGGGGCGTCCGGGCGACTACGGGCGGCCGACGCTGCGCGAGGTCGCGGACGTGATGCTGCGGCACGCGACGCTGCTGGGGGAGTGGATCGGCGACGAGTCGCGCGGGGTCATCGACTTCCGCAAGCACGTGGCCTGGTACCTGAAGGGCTTCGCGGTCGGTTCGGAGATGCGCAAGAAGCTGGCGGTCACCTCGTCGCTGGACGAGCTGGGCGCTCAGTTGAGCGCGCTGGATCTGGACCAGTCGTGGCCGGTGGGCGCGGACGGCCCGCGCGGGCGGACCTCGGGGAACAACCGGGTCGTTCTCCCCGACGGCTGGCTCAAGGACCCGTACGACTGCGCCGGCGTGAGTGCGGACGCCGAGCTGGACACGTCCGGCGGCTGA
- a CDS encoding TetR family transcriptional regulator → MTPEALTPERILEATEDVLRRYGPAKATVVDVARALGVSHGSVYRHFRTKAALREAVTERWLQRTVDELAEITGGSQRPAPEKLRQWLSALFEAKRRKAGADPELFETFGVLIGGNSTVVEEHIAELVGQLSEIVEEGVQAHEFVPVEPQGAARAVFDATTRFHDPAYAPEWSKPGIDAEFAAVADLCLRGLTARPADESAG, encoded by the coding sequence ATGACGCCCGAAGCACTGACCCCCGAGCGCATCCTCGAAGCCACCGAGGACGTGCTGCGCCGGTACGGCCCGGCGAAGGCCACGGTCGTGGACGTGGCGCGGGCGCTGGGCGTGAGCCACGGCAGTGTCTACCGGCACTTCCGCACCAAGGCCGCGCTGCGGGAGGCGGTCACCGAGCGCTGGCTGCAGCGGACGGTGGACGAGCTGGCGGAGATCACCGGAGGATCGCAGCGGCCCGCGCCGGAGAAGCTGCGCCAGTGGCTGTCGGCGCTCTTCGAGGCGAAGCGGCGCAAGGCCGGTGCCGATCCCGAGCTGTTCGAGACCTTCGGTGTACTGATCGGCGGGAACAGCACCGTGGTCGAGGAGCACATCGCCGAGCTCGTCGGGCAGTTGAGCGAGATCGTCGAAGAGGGCGTGCAGGCACACGAGTTCGTGCCGGTGGAGCCCCAGGGAGCGGCGCGGGCGGTGTTCGACGCGACGACCCGCTTCCACGATCCGGCCTATGCGCCCGAGTGGTCGAAGCCCGGGATCGACGCCGAGTTCGCGGCGGTCGCGGATCTCTGTCTGCGCGGGCTCACGGCCCGGCCGGCCGACGAGTCCGCGGGCTGA
- a CDS encoding aldo/keto reductase, protein MTTTAPAFRALGSTGPRVFPLGLGCMGMSALYGSADRAESVATVHAALDAGVTLLDTGDFYGMGHNELLINEALRTAPAAARDRALVSVKFGALRTVEGGFTGIDGRPAAVKNFAAYSLQRLGTDHIDVYRLARLDPDVPIEETVGAIAELIEAGHVRHIGLSEVGAETIRRAASVAPIADLQIEYSLISRGIEKEILPTVRELGIGITAYGVLSRGLISGHFSRDRELGPGDFRGMSPRFQGDNLHHNLDLVDRLRAVADDKGISVAQTAIAWVLSRGEDIVPLIGARSRTRLDEALGALEVTLTDADLAAIEDAVPADAAAGERYPAAQMAHLDSEN, encoded by the coding sequence ATGACCACCACCGCACCCGCTTTCCGCGCCCTCGGCTCCACCGGCCCGAGGGTCTTCCCGCTCGGCCTCGGCTGCATGGGCATGTCCGCTCTGTACGGCAGCGCCGACCGCGCCGAATCCGTCGCGACCGTCCACGCCGCGCTCGACGCGGGCGTCACGCTGCTCGACACGGGCGACTTCTACGGCATGGGACACAACGAGCTGTTGATCAACGAGGCGCTGCGCACCGCACCCGCGGCCGCTCGCGACCGGGCCCTGGTCAGCGTGAAGTTCGGTGCGCTGCGCACCGTCGAGGGCGGCTTCACCGGGATCGACGGCCGGCCCGCCGCGGTCAAGAACTTCGCCGCCTACAGCCTCCAGCGGCTCGGCACGGACCACATCGATGTCTATCGGCTCGCCCGCCTAGACCCCGACGTCCCCATCGAGGAGACGGTGGGCGCCATCGCCGAGCTGATCGAGGCGGGCCATGTCCGTCACATCGGCCTGTCGGAGGTCGGCGCGGAGACGATCCGCCGCGCGGCGTCCGTCGCCCCGATCGCCGACCTCCAGATCGAGTACTCCCTGATATCGCGCGGCATCGAGAAGGAGATCCTGCCCACCGTCCGCGAGCTCGGCATAGGCATCACCGCGTACGGGGTGCTGTCGCGCGGTCTGATCAGCGGCCACTTCTCCCGCGACCGAGAGCTCGGTCCCGGTGACTTCCGCGGTATGAGCCCCCGCTTCCAGGGCGACAATCTCCACCACAACCTGGATCTGGTCGACCGGCTGCGCGCCGTGGCCGACGACAAGGGGATCAGCGTCGCGCAGACCGCGATCGCCTGGGTGCTCTCGCGTGGTGAGGACATCGTGCCGCTGATCGGCGCCCGCAGCCGCACTCGTCTCGACGAGGCGCTCGGCGCCCTGGAGGTGACACTGACCGACGCCGACCTGGCAGCGATCGAGGACGCCGTTCCCGCCGACGCGGCGGCCGGCGAGCGTTACCCGGCAGCACAGATGGCCCACCTGGACAGCGAGAACTGA
- the ppdK gene encoding pyruvate, phosphate dikinase has translation MSENKDQKFVYDFTEGNKELKDLLGGKGANLAEMTNLGLPVPPGFTITTEACKVYLESGAEPLALRDEVSAHLDALEKTMGKKLGQADSPLLVSVRSGAKFSMPGMMDTVLNIGLSDKSVEGLAQQAGDERFAWDSYRRLIQMFGKTVLGVDGELFEEALEEAKTAKKVTVDTDLDAADLKKLVKQFKKIVKAEAGRDFPQDPREQMDLAICSVFESWNTDRAKLYRRQERIPGDLGTAVNICSMVFGNLGPDSGTGVAFTRDPASGHQGVYGDYLQNAQGEDVVAGIRNTVPLADLESIDKKSYDQLMQIMETLENHYKDLCDIEFTIERGQLWMLQTRVGKRTAGAAFRIATQLVDQGLIDEAEALQRVNGAQLAQLMFPRFDEKAKTELLGRGIAASPGAAVGKAVFDSYTAVKWSRSGEKVILIRRETNPDDLDGMIAAEGILTSRGGKTSHAAVVARGMGKTCVCGAEELEVDTKRRRLTVGGTVIEEGDVVSIDGSTGKVYLGEVPVVPSPVVEYFEGRMHAGADDADELVQAVHRIMAYADRVRRLRVRANADNAEDALRARRFGAQGIGLCRTEHMFLGERREMVEKLILADTDDEREEALKALLPQQKQDFVELFEAMDGLPVTVRLLDPPLHEFLPDITELSVRVALAEARKDHNENDLRLLQAVHRLHEQNPMLGLRGVRLGLVIPGLFTMQVRAIAEAAAQRIEAKGDPRAEIMIPLVGTVQELEIVREEAEQVIAEVQQRTGVELKLALGTMIELPRAALTAGQIAEAAEFFSFGTNDLTQTVWGFSRDDVEASFFTAYLEKGIFGVSPFETIDKDGVGSLVRSAVEAGRATRPDLKLGVCGEHGGDPESVHFFHEVGLDYVSCSPFRIPVARLEAGRAAAQSTGSDSR, from the coding sequence GTGTCGGAAAACAAAGATCAGAAGTTCGTCTACGACTTCACCGAGGGCAACAAAGAGCTCAAGGACCTGCTCGGCGGGAAGGGTGCGAACCTCGCCGAGATGACCAACCTCGGTCTGCCGGTCCCTCCCGGCTTCACCATCACGACCGAGGCGTGCAAGGTCTACCTCGAGAGCGGCGCCGAGCCGCTCGCGCTGCGCGACGAGGTGAGTGCGCACCTCGACGCCCTCGAGAAGACGATGGGCAAGAAGCTGGGTCAGGCCGACAGTCCGCTTCTGGTCTCCGTCCGCTCCGGTGCCAAGTTCTCCATGCCGGGCATGATGGACACCGTCCTCAACATCGGACTCTCCGACAAGTCCGTCGAGGGCCTGGCCCAGCAGGCCGGTGACGAGCGCTTCGCCTGGGACTCCTACCGCCGCCTCATCCAGATGTTCGGCAAGACCGTGCTGGGCGTCGACGGCGAGCTCTTCGAGGAAGCCCTCGAGGAGGCCAAGACGGCCAAGAAGGTCACCGTCGACACCGACCTCGACGCCGCGGACCTCAAGAAGCTGGTCAAGCAGTTCAAGAAGATCGTCAAGGCCGAGGCCGGCCGCGACTTCCCGCAGGACCCGCGCGAGCAGATGGACCTCGCGATCTGCTCGGTTTTCGAGTCCTGGAACACCGACCGCGCCAAGCTCTACCGCCGTCAGGAGCGCATCCCCGGCGACCTCGGCACGGCCGTCAACATCTGCTCCATGGTCTTCGGCAACCTCGGCCCCGACTCCGGCACCGGTGTCGCCTTCACCCGCGACCCCGCCTCCGGCCACCAGGGCGTCTACGGCGACTACCTGCAGAACGCGCAGGGCGAGGACGTCGTCGCCGGCATCCGCAACACCGTGCCGCTGGCCGACCTCGAGTCCATCGACAAGAAGTCGTACGACCAGCTGATGCAGATCATGGAGACGCTGGAGAACCACTACAAGGATCTCTGCGACATCGAGTTCACCATCGAGCGCGGCCAGCTGTGGATGCTGCAGACCCGCGTCGGCAAGCGCACCGCCGGTGCCGCCTTCCGCATCGCCACCCAGCTCGTGGACCAGGGCCTGATCGACGAGGCCGAGGCGCTCCAGCGCGTCAACGGCGCCCAGCTCGCCCAGCTGATGTTCCCGCGCTTCGACGAGAAGGCGAAGACCGAACTGCTGGGGCGCGGTATCGCCGCCTCCCCGGGTGCGGCCGTCGGCAAGGCCGTCTTCGACTCCTACACCGCGGTCAAGTGGTCGCGTTCCGGCGAGAAGGTCATCCTGATCCGCCGTGAGACCAACCCGGACGATCTGGACGGCATGATCGCCGCCGAGGGCATCCTGACCTCCCGCGGCGGCAAGACCTCACACGCCGCCGTCGTCGCCCGCGGCATGGGCAAGACCTGCGTATGCGGCGCCGAGGAGCTCGAGGTCGACACCAAGCGCCGCCGTCTGACGGTGGGCGGGACGGTCATCGAGGAGGGCGACGTCGTCTCCATCGACGGCTCCACCGGCAAGGTGTACCTCGGTGAGGTCCCCGTCGTGCCGTCGCCGGTGGTCGAGTACTTCGAGGGCCGCATGCACGCCGGCGCCGACGACGCCGACGAGCTCGTCCAGGCCGTCCACCGGATCATGGCCTACGCGGACCGGGTGCGCCGCCTGCGAGTACGGGCCAACGCCGACAACGCCGAGGACGCGCTGCGCGCCCGCCGCTTCGGTGCCCAGGGCATCGGCCTGTGCCGTACCGAGCACATGTTCCTCGGCGAGCGCCGCGAGATGGTCGAGAAGCTGATCCTCGCGGACACCGACGACGAGCGCGAAGAGGCGCTGAAGGCGCTGCTTCCGCAGCAGAAGCAGGATTTTGTCGAGCTGTTCGAGGCGATGGACGGACTGCCGGTGACGGTGCGTCTGCTCGACCCGCCGCTGCACGAGTTCCTGCCCGACATCACCGAGCTCTCGGTGCGCGTCGCCCTCGCCGAGGCCCGCAAGGACCACAACGAGAACGACCTGCGCCTGCTTCAGGCCGTGCACCGGCTGCACGAGCAGAACCCGATGCTGGGTCTGCGCGGTGTGCGCCTCGGGCTCGTCATCCCCGGCCTGTTCACCATGCAGGTACGGGCGATCGCCGAGGCCGCCGCGCAGCGCATCGAGGCCAAGGGCGACCCGCGGGCCGAGATCATGATCCCGCTGGTCGGCACCGTGCAGGAGCTGGAGATCGTCCGCGAGGAGGCCGAGCAGGTCATCGCGGAGGTGCAGCAGCGGACCGGCGTCGAGCTGAAGCTGGCCCTCGGCACGATGATCGAGCTGCCGCGTGCCGCGCTGACCGCCGGTCAGATCGCGGAGGCCGCGGAGTTCTTCTCCTTCGGCACCAACGACCTCACCCAGACCGTGTGGGGCTTCTCCCGCGACGACGTGGAGGCCAGCTTCTTCACCGCGTACCTGGAGAAGGGCATCTTCGGGGTCTCGCCGTTCGAGACGATCGACAAGGACGGCGTCGGCTCCCTCGTCCGGAGCGCGGTGGAGGCCGGCCGGGCCACGCGGCCCGACCTCAAGCTCGGCGTCTGCGGCGAGCACGGCGGTGACCCGGAGTCCGTGCACTTCTTCCACGAGGTGGGCCTGGACTACGTCTCCTGCTCGCCGTTCCGTATCCCGGTGGCGCGGCTGGAAGCGGGCCGCGCGGCGGCCCAGTCGACCGGCAGCGACTCCCGGTAG